The Fusarium poae strain DAOMC 252244 chromosome 2, whole genome shotgun sequence nucleotide sequence TGCTTACGAAATAAGCAAAGCCAAGAGAGAACATGCGCATAATATACGTCAGTCTCAAACCGAGACTTCTCCCATGGAAAGGAAAGCGCTGTTCTCAATTAACAACTGCTGCTGCTATAGGTAATGTGCCTGTCATGGACCGTCGCATTCGCTTGCCCGTCACCGTCTAATTCACGGCCATTCACTTATCAGCAGATACCCACGGTCCAACGCTAGAGCTCATGCACCGAAGCGGAGTGGCGGGGCCCAGACAGCGGCATGTCGCCACTTTACCCCGGGAAAGGCTCCAAAAAGCAATGCTTTTCTATGTATTGTTAACAAACGCCTTTCAACGAAAGAAACCGACGTGCAAGACGCACCATTTCTTTCAGATTTGATACAGGAGGCCATAAACGACCATTGCCTCAAGTTTCTAATAATCAGGTCTTGGGCCCGGGAAGCGCAAGCGTAACGCTTTGGATCAACAACTCATGCTGCCGAGATATGTTCAAAGTGGGGACACCAACCATACCTAACAACACTAACAAAAGAAGGGGAGACCTCACACACCTGGACGGACACTTCTCTGTGGCAGAATCAGCGAAGCAGGCTAGAATGATTGTTAAAACAGACATATACTCTTTGATTCCAGCAGAGAAGGCGACGATAGCTCACTCAGCTGTGGGTTCGAGGCATGTAGGGACTTCTGCCGCGTGCTGCATCCGGCCGTGTCGGCCTTTGCGACGTCATCAACCAACAATTCTGGCCCGTGAGGACCCCTACCTTGACGACCGACCACCCTGTTCGCATCAACTTGTTGAGCGACACTACGCGGCTGGCCCGTTTCGCCCTCTTGTAACTAACCTAGTAGGCCTCCTAAATCTTACctagggtataaaaataaacagtcCAAGAGGTCTgatctaagtagcataagctggtctactaatttcatcCCGTATGTTCTAGCAGCCAATTCTTCTCATACCCTGAGGCGCCGTCTCTTTTGGgcataataatatcttatttctCAGTCAAACTTATGTACGGGGCACTAATAGCATCCACGTACTCTTTCGCGATCGCAAGTCGTTATCAAAGCTGACAATAATGACTCAATACGGAACGGTGATTGCACAGATATGGCGTCTTATCACGAACTACCCCCCCTTTCGCGATGTTGACTAGAGGTACCTATGACAATCCGACAATAGCTTAGGACTGGCGACTACCCTGGATCGGACCGTCAACAAAGAGCGTAATACAACAGAACTTCTGGTATACCTGAAACAAAGGGGAAACCATTGTCAGTTGGTACCGGTAGAATGTTCCAATGATTCCACCTCTGACAAGACCGCTGATCGAGCGCTCTGGTTATCTTGGCAAGACAAGGCCTCAGCACCATCTGTTTGGAGTTAATCATCGCTGGAACGAAGTATGCATAAGACTTCGATAGCTCGCAGTTCACGATGGAGTCAAGTTTGCGGTGTTAGATTCAATTCAATATACTCATGGCAATGCTATAGCGCTTGCCTAGCATGGTGCCTTTTTTGTAACTACCCAAGTATCCCTTTGTCAAGCTGCTAGTAAAAATGATTCGCTCTTCCCTTCTGCTCGGCTCTTCTGCTCGGCTCTTCTGCTCTTCTCTGGCGACTATGTCTTGTCGCGAGTCCAGCCCACTTGAGCTCACCAACGCCCTCAAAAGATAAATCACACAACCTCCATTTAGGCCCATCAGGCATGCAAAATCAGTCATCTCAAATGCCAGGTCGTCAAACATGATCCCATAATAACACCACAAAGTGGGTGAGGTTCGCTCTGGACTGTATGATGTGTTCTCCTCCGTCTccaatttaaataaaaaacaaaaaataTGATAAAAAGAACTAAAACGCTCTGTCTTCTTCAGTCATACATTCATAGAAGAAAAGTCATAAGAAGGTCATAACACATTTTCCCGTGTCAGGTTGCTTCGTGTTGTCGGGCGGTGACCAGCCGTGATAGAAGGTTAAAGCCGTATTCGTATGCTCGAAAGAACAATTCTGGGGTCGCGGTTGACCAAGATCGAAACGGCCTTGCCAACGCTGTCGCTGTGATAAAAAAACAGATGtgacaaaagaaaaggcgGGCGACTCAGGGGCCCTATCATATGTTTTGACAGTTTCATAGCATCTTTGCACAGGCTATGATATCTCAGTTGGCCCGAATGACAAGCTTGGAGAGGAACTTGTTGGACAGAGAGTCGAAGTCATAGCGGTCGAACTTGGACTCCTTGCGGGTACGAAGATATGCCTCTGTGTCAGGTGTTAGTGGCGTGCTGCAGTAGAAGCATTGAAAGAATACATACCGTGCTTGATAACATGCTGTCGCACTTCAGTCATGGCCTCGCAGACTGAGGTATTGTTGTGAAGGAGGTGACCGTGCTTGCGGGTATCCCAGTCGGTGAAGGCAGGAAGCTTCTGAGAGATGGCGTGGAAGAGACCCACAATGACACCAACGGGTGTTGTCTCCATATCAGTGCAGAACTTGTTGACAGCGACAGGGTCGGGGACTCTGTAGTGGCAATCGAACTGCATCTCTTCCCAGACGGCAAGGAGAATAGAGGCAATCATGAAGATTGTAGGCcagttcttcatcttctcacCACTGTAGACACCAGAGTAGAGGGCTGAAAGCTCTTCAAGGATGTCTTTCTGCAGTTCACGCCACATGTCGGCAAGGGCACACTTGATCTGAAAGTTGATCATGACAGGGGCGACGGTGCGACCGTAGTACTTGGAGTCCTCGTCATCGATCTGGCCATCAAGGTCAACCTCAGATCCTTGGTTCTCGACCATGGTGATGTGCATGGTGAGGTTATAAGCAAGCACAAGCTTGAGAGACTTGCGGATAACAGGCATCTTCTCCTTGACATAGAAGCGGTGGGCAGTCTTGAGAATCTCGGTGATGAAGGGAGTGCCCTCGAAGTGGTCGTCAATGAAGTCCTCGAAAGGTCCGTCAATGTGCTTGTCGAGATACTCGGACAAAGCGTCCAGGCGGATACCCTCGGCGCCAACATCAAGCTTCTCAGTGCGAGTCTCAAAGTCAATGGGCTCCTGGTCAGTGAGAGTAGACTCGACCCAGTCGACGGAGAAGCAACTGTCGTCGGCGACAAAGACCTCGCGAACCATGACAGGTAGGGCGAAACCGTAACCGTGGGTGATCCACATGAGAGTCTCCTTCTGAGCGAATCCCTTGACATTGTAGACCGAGACACCGCGGTCCATGTGTCGCTCGTAGTCGGCCTTCCAGTCCTTCATGAAATAACCAATGTCCTTAATGTCGATACGAGTGCAGGGAACCTGCCAGAGACGAGCATGAGAAGGCTGGCAACCAGCGCAGGGCTCTCCCTTATCACAAGTTTTCTTGAGGAACTTGCATCGCAAGCAGGCTCGGAGTTTTCTGATCTCGCTGGCCTGCTTCCTCTGTTCAGGGAGGAGGGGTCCCTTTCTGCGGCcaaccttcttctcaacAGTACCATCCTTCTTGCCATTGGAAATACGGCGAACAACACTCTTAGTGGTGCTCTTAGCAATGGGGCTCTTACGAGGACCAGAGTTCCTGCGGTTTGTGCTGCTGGAAGAGGGAGATACGGATCCGGCACCACTTCCGGGGCTGTGACGGCTCGAAGAAGGTTCGGACTTGACGGGAACAGTGGCAACAGTGGTGGCAGCGACGGGCTGAGGGCTGTGGTTGTGGGCATGGGCATGGGCGTGGTTGTGACCGTCGTTGGTGAAGCAGTTACGGTGGTGACCAGCATCGACATAACCGTCAGACTCGGGAGAGAAGGGGGAGTAAGGGAAAGCAGGGATCTCCTCGAAGCTTCCAAACTCCATAGAATTGGCGCCGTCGGACGAGTCGGAGTTGGTTCTCAAGTGAAGGGTCTGGGAAGGGTTAAAAATGGCAGCACCCTGAGCATGAGCCTGCTGGAACTGATCAAAGTTGGGCTGGTTCCAATCCACCATGGCCCAGCCTTCACCCGAGGTTGAAGGCAGGGACAGAACCTCGAGGTAAGTGCCAGTTGGCGAGTGACTACCGACACTATCAAGACGAGGCAGTCCATCCATCTGCAAGGTATTCTGGAAATCCTGCCAATTCTCCATTCCGGTGCCGGGCCAAACTGCCTGTGTGTGGTCATCCATGGTGGGCAAGCCGTGGAATGTCGATTCGAGGAGGTTAGCCTGAAGAGCAGCCTGTGTGGTCGCGGGAAGATAGTCAAGTGGGTTCGTTGGCTGGAAGTTGTTTGGGAAAGCATTGAAGCTCATGAGCGCAGCATCGTGAATGAACTGTGTCATGTCAGCAGCAGCGaggtgctgctgctgctgctgctgctgttgctgctgctggaggGCCCAATCCGTCAAAGGGTTCACACTCTGCTGGAAAGGTGATTGTTGTAGCGGCGAGTGCTGGCTATGGGGGCTTGAGGATTGCGATGGAGGAGACGAGATCTGGTGCTCCTCAGGGCTCATCGAGGCATATCCGTGAGAGTGGTTTGAAGACATATCGAGGGGAACAGCCCAGTGTCGGGCGTCCTGGGACATGATGTTTGAAGCAGCCGAAGGACTCGAATGGGTAGTGGCCGTCGAGTAAGTTTGGTAAGCAGCGCGATTTCGATTATCGAAGTTGGTCAAGTCGAGATAGGCATCACCCCCGCCGTTGTTGAAGTCGTAAGTCATACTGGGCAAAAATCAAGAAGGAAGCGGAGTAATAGATACGGATGATCGATAATATTGTAGGAACTCAGCGGACGACACCGCTCTTTCGTGAAGTCCCTGTTGAGGTGAAGGGAGAAGGTTTTGGAGCAGCTGGAGAAGGAGAGGGACTGCTGGAGAAGGTTTAACGGGTAGATCATGGGTTAGTGTCGCTGCTGTGGGTGTTTTGTCGATGGGGGAAGAAGCGGTGAAGCCGTCGGGACAAGCAGCCAATGGCCAAGCCACCTGAGATGGAGGCGCCCACCCACTAAAGTGGCCGCTACATAAGCCTATCCGCTGGCGAGCACACCCTGGAACCCTTGACTGCTGCAACCTTCTGCGCCTCTCTTGGGGGTGTCAGAGTATTGGCCAATTGGAAAAATGCTTGAGGATGATCGGTTCATCTGTTAGCAAAGACTAGTGAGCGCTATACAAACGCAAACAGATCTACCCCCGAGTCTGGCCAACCACCTCTGCAGCCGCCGTCGCCGCCATGACCCGAAGGTCGTGATCCAGTCGAGTCTGAATAGACTTCCTCATGAATCAAGGATTGGTTCGGCCTATCGTCAGTTATCAAGGCCCTAGCCGAAGCCCAAGACTAGAATAGAGGCCCCGTAGTCCagccatctccatctccatcccCATCCAccaaaatagctattatatccTATGCCTATGCCTATTCCTATGTTGTTTTCTTCCTAGCTTCGTGTTGGAGAATCACGATACGCAGCGGGGCATTTTTGCCAACAGTGTGGCCATAAATCGTGCATGAGATCCAGGCACAAATTCCAGTAACAGTTGTTCCTGGATGGAGGGCCTATAGCTAGCTATAGGTAGGTGTTcgttgatgagatgatgTCCTAGCACTCTGTCATCTCTGCTAAGTTCAAAGATGAGGCTGTTCACAAATGTCGTGATAAGATTCAGATCTACTTGATGCGCCGTCTCATTTCTCTAGGAAGTCCATAATAAACCTTGTTGTATGACTTGAGGCCCCCGCCGCATTGGCTCCATCAAGTTTAGCAAGTGTCAAAAAAAGAGGCCCCGACGAGCCAAGAAATCGCACAGTGCATCTCTTTCCTTTTGTTGTTGCATAGTGGGCTGTAATACCGTGCATATACTACTGTTCACTGTCATCCACTGATATTCCACCCACCAGCTCACCTTGCAGCAAAACATCGTTACAACACAGCACCGTTGGTGGTTGCATTGCGACGCTGCAAGCAAATGGGAACTCATCGTGGCGACTGCGAGATAGCAGTCTTACAATACATACATGGTACAATGCTGTATTGTACTCTCAACCTGCGCATTATCACGGAATATCCGTCTGACCAATTGCTTCAATTGCCTCTTATCCAGGTAGTTGCAAGTTATTTC carries:
- a CDS encoding hypothetical protein (BUSCO:8078at5125), which gives rise to MTYDFNNGGGDAYLDLTNFDNRNRAAYQTYSTATTHSSPSAASNIMSQDARHWAVPLDMSSNHSHGYASMSPEEHQISSPPSQSSSPHSQHSPLQQSPFQQSVNPLTDWALQQQQQQQQQQQHLAAADMTQFIHDAALMSFNAFPNNFQPTNPLDYLPATTQAALQANLLESTFHGLPTMDDHTQAVWPGTGMENWQDFQNTLQMDGLPRLDSVGSHSPTGTYLEVLSLPSTSGEGWAMVDWNQPNFDQFQQAHAQGAAIFNPSQTLHLRTNSDSSDGANSMEFGSFEEIPAFPYSPFSPESDGYVDAGHHRNCFTNDGHNHAHAHAHNHSPQPVAATTVATVPVKSEPSSSRHSPGSGAGSVSPSSSSTNRRNSGPRKSPIAKSTTKSVVRRISNGKKDGTVEKKVGRRKGPLLPEQRKQASEIRKLRACLRCKFLKKTCDKGEPCAGCQPSHARLWQVPCTRIDIKDIGYFMKDWKADYERHMDRGVSVYNVKGFAQKETLMWITHGYGFALPVMVREVFVADDSCFSVDWVESTLTDQEPIDFETRTEKLDVGAEGIRLDALSEYLDKHIDGPFEDFIDDHFEGTPFITEILKTAHRFYVKEKMPVIRKSLKLVLAYNLTMHITMVENQGSEVDLDGQIDDEDSKYYGRTVAPVMINFQIKCALADMWRELQKDILEELSALYSGVYSGEKMKNWPTIFMIASILLAVWEEMQFDCHYRVPDPVAVNKFCTDMETTPVGVIVGLFHAISQKLPAFTDWDTRKHGHLLHNNTSVCEAMTEVRQHVIKHEAYLRTRKESKFDRYDFDSLSNKFLSKLVIRAN